From Anopheles funestus chromosome 3RL, idAnoFuneDA-416_04, whole genome shotgun sequence, a single genomic window includes:
- the LOC125767607 gene encoding uncharacterized protein LOC125767607 isoform X2 has protein sequence MKCNFRYLTLLAGGLVLSLVAVPVVQGYSSDPHLFENRDGYIIGNYLQATDQDIRDFFWTGSGDGPSSVLNPFERFPISEDAIIKTATVVATVYIDRNGGPDGYDDLCIFDCPSVPGIRGDETDQQPVDEDDYGHTVDNVTPTDRRFWLMTVIGGLYGRQDYPALEGKLAKLYRVAFARQQALHLGINGSSNNQHNNNNTLEQQSMGESERTGHRTKRRVLPYGNSRQDEEGLPSQQQKAAVGQKPELPSGGYSPHAGTRVLLNGNVIAYERVERRRRKRRGRKILHKRDTGEMVRLVQVDHGTGSDVLPVPPVVEVIGGHNPQEQEGSGTGGVGSGSGNGEESEEQLRTLHGTVDGGPDRTVVRRNHDKDAYSTGRRKVRILIHNTTHLREEDRLSMDDDGRDNNRSKSIRAGGGGGGGSAGMTNHTLNQTEIIYSVFVGGLPVLATTAAEDMKLMSQDEMEHVLETMVYLKADPYLKEPQATPLIPSTQNGSGNVIALIGQNPSLFVVSCVAALLLAVLCIGLFLLARGKRKHIGEMKKLESTQALVMPGTITEELNALKTGESGSSRHPSPYTRDPSANVSLIAQKPSPTIHFPLPPMTRPTSSSSSYSSDSSVYYPKRKQKHHHHHHHQHLHHSQQQQQQQQHELLDEKSVNLSNKLQKQFHLQSLLTVHGGQDNVYASVQKPKKENKRRRKYLGENRVGSFEGGAGLVPPRSPLTTTTASSASPSDRSYDDREPKLVPGPYGHSETFNTDVILKHYLKRKPLVGYGEGHGLPVEALNRDKIRILEQCGGGGVSVDSGSIGSYLSMASVKSFPRCFVPEPLSRVLEPVTMTHLDQSDAYVEGMKSTRLDTAGTSQYNTDTEVHLARTQSDGADPGVVGPIVWQMHKKEMDEIASPMRDPVITRNRFEGLLEGAIQLYTDGPEREEEQKNSIPLPGVIRPVENRGKSAVVRNIPLFIGHHTPGNGRSGT, from the exons ATGGCTACATCATCGGTAACTATCTACAGGCAACGGATCAGGACATCCGAGACTTCTTTTGGACCGGTTCCGGCGATGGTCCCAGCTCGGTATTGAATCCCTTCGAACGATTTCCCATCAGCGAGGATGCCATCATCAAGACGGCCACGGTTGTGGCCACCGTGTACATCGATCGCAACGGTGGCCCGGATGGGTACGATGATCTGTGCATCTTCGACTGCCCATCCGTGCCCGGCATCCGGGGAGACGAGACGGACCAGCAGCCGGTGGACGAAGACGACTACGGCCACACCGTCGATAACGTTACGCCCACGGATCGACGCTTCTGGCTGATGACCGTCATCGGGGGGCTGTACGGACGGCAAGACTATCCGGCACTGGAGGGTAAACTGGCCAAGCTGTATCGGGTTGCATTCGCAAG GCAACAGGCATTACATCTCGGTATCAACGGAAGCAGCAACAaccagcacaacaacaacaatacacTCGAGCAACAGTCGATGGGCGAGAGTGAAAGGACCGGCCACCGTACTAAGCGCCGTGTGCTACCGTACGGAAATTCCCGCCAGGATGAAGAAGGCTTACCAAGCCAACAACAAAAGGCTGCAGTTGGACAGAAACCTGAGCTACCTTCCGGTGGGTACTCACCCCATGCTGGTACCCGTGTACTGCTGAATGGAAATGTCATCGCGTACGAACGGGTGGAACGTCGGCGGCGGAAACGTCGGGGACGGAAAATCCTGCACAAAAGAGACACGGGAGAGATGGTCCGGTTGGTGCAGGTGGACCATGGGACGGGGAGTGACGTTCTACCGGTACCGCCGGTAGTGGAAGTCATCGGAGGACACAACCCGCAGGAACAGGAGGGTAGCGGCACAGGTGGAGTTGGTAGCGGAAGTGGGAATGGTGAAGAATCCGAAGAACAGTTACG TACGCTGCACGGTACCGTCGATGGAGGCCCCGACCGGACGGTGGTTAGGCGCAATCACGACAAGGATGCATACTCGACCGGTCGGCGGAAGGTGCGGATCCTGATACACAATACCACCCACTTGCGGGAGGAGGATCGATTGTCAATGGATGACGATGGTCGGGACAACAATCGGTCGAAAAGTATCCGGGctggcggcggtggtggtggtggatcgGCGGGCATGACGAA CCACACGCTGAATCAAACCGAAATAATCTACTCAGTATTTGTGGGAGGCTTACCCGTGCTAGCAACAACGGCCGCCGAAGATATGAAGCTGATGTCACAGGACGAGATGGAGCACGTGCTGGAAACGATGGTTTACCTCAAAGCGGACC CGTATCTGAAGGAGCCCCAGGCGACACCGCTGATTCCGTCGACTCAGAACGGTAGCGGTAACGTGATAGCGTTGATCGGCCAAAACCCAAGCCTGTTTGTGGTGTCGTGTGTGGCTGCCCTGCTGCTTGCCGTGCTGTGCATTGGATTGTTTCTTTTGGCACGCGGCAAACGGAAGCACATTGGCGAGATGAAGAA ATTGGAGTCAACGCAGGCACTCGTAATGCCGGGAACGATAACCGAGGAGTTGAATGCACTGAAAACGGGTGAAAGCGGTAGTAGCAGACATCCGTCTCCTTACACTCGTGATCCCTCTGCGAACGTGAGCCTAATAGCACAGAAACCCTCCCCAACGATCCATTTCCCACTGCCACCGATGACACGGCCTACCTCCTCGTCCTCGAGCTATTCGTCCGATTCGTCCGTGTACTATCCGAAGCGCAAGcagaaacatcatcatcatcatcatcatcaacatttaCATCAttcgcagcaacagcagcagcagcagcagcatgaaCTGCTGGACGAGAAGTCAGTCAATCTGAGCAACAAGCTGCAGAAACAGTTCCATCTGCAATCGCTGCTGACCGTGCACGGTGGACAGGACAATGTGTACGCATCGGTCCAGAAGccgaagaaggaaaacaagcgGCGTCGGAAGTACTTGGGCGAGAATCGGGTCGGATCGTTCGAGGGTGGTGCGGGACTGGTACCGCCCAGGAGTCCACTGACGACGACCACCGCCAGCAGCGCTAGTCCGAGCGATCGTTCGTATGACGATCGTGAACCGAAGCTGGTGCCTGGCCCGTACGGGCACAGCGAAACCTTCAACACGGATGTCATCCTGAAGCATTATCTGAAACGTAAGCCCCTGGTAGGTTATGGCGAGGGCCATGGATTGCCGGTGGAAGCATTGAATCGGGACAAGATCCGCATACTGGAGCAGTGCGGCGGTGGTGGCGTTTCGGTGGATTCCGGTAGCATTGGATCGTACCTGAGTATGGCTTcggtgaaaagttttccaag ATGCTTTGTGCCAGAACCGCTGAGCCGTGTGCTGGAACCAGTTACCATGACTCATCTTGATCAATCGGATGCGTACGTTGAGGGTATGAAGTCTACCAGGCTTGATACGGCCGGTACTAGTCAGTACAATACGGACACGGAAGTTCACCTAGCAAGAACTCAGAGTGATGGCGCTGATCCAGGCGTTGTTGGACCGATCGTATGGCAgatgcacaaaaaagaaatggatG AAATAGCTAGTCCCATGCGCGATCCAGTGATAACGAGAAATCGTTTCGAGGGTTTGCTTGAGGGTGCTATCCAGCTGTACACTGATGGTCCCGAGCGGGAAGAAGAACAGAAGAACTCAATCCCACTGCCCGGCGTTATACGGCCGGTGGAAAACCGAGGAAAATCAGCTGTCGTT AGAAACATCCCGCTCTTCATCGGCCACCATACGCCCGGTAACGGCCGCTCCGGTACGTAA
- the LOC125767607 gene encoding uncharacterized protein LOC125767607 isoform X1: protein MKCNFRYLTLLAGGLVLSLVAVPVVQGYSSDPHLFENRDGYIIGNYLQATDQDIRDFFWTGSGDGPSSVLNPFERFPISEDAIIKTATVVATVYIDRNGGPDGYDDLCIFDCPSVPGIRGDETDQQPVDEDDYGHTVDNVTPTDRRFWLMTVIGGLYGRQDYPALEGKLAKLYRVAFARQQALHLGINGSSNNQHNNNNTLEQQSMGESERTGHRTKRRVLPYGNSRQDEEGLPSQQQKAAVGQKPELPSGGYSPHAGTRVLLNGNVIAYERVERRRRKRRGRKILHKRDTGEMVRLVQVDHGTGSDVLPVPPVVEVIGGHNPQEQEGSGTGGVGSGSGNGEESEEQLRTLHGTVDGGPDRTVVRRNHDKDAYSTGRRKVRILIHNTTHLREEDRLSMDDDGRDNNRSKSIRAGGGGGGGSAGMTNHTLNQTEIIYSVFVGGLPVLATTAAEDMKLMSQDEMEHVLETMVYLKADPYLKEPQATPLIPSTQNGSGNVIALIGQNPSLFVVSCVAALLLAVLCIGLFLLARGKRKHIGEMKKLESTQALVMPGTITEELNALKTGESGSSRHPSPYTRDPSANVSLIAQKPSPTIHFPLPPMTRPTSSSSSYSSDSSVYYPKRKQKHHHHHHHQHLHHSQQQQQQQQHELLDEKSVNLSNKLQKQFHLQSLLTVHGGQDNVYASVQKPKKENKRRRKYLGENRVGSFEGGAGLVPPRSPLTTTTASSASPSDRSYDDREPKLVPGPYGHSETFNTDVILKHYLKRKPLVGYGEGHGLPVEALNRDKIRILEQCGGGGVSVDSGSIGSYLSMASVKSFPRCFVPEPLSRVLEPVTMTHLDQSDAYVEGMKSTRLDTAGTSQYNTDTEVHLARTQSDGADPGVVGPIVWQMHKKEMDEIASPMRDPVITRNRFEGLLEGAIQLYTDGPEREEEQKNSIPLPGVIRPVENRGKSAVVVRETSRSSSATIRPVTAAPVRKPADGTRLESSVSPTPGGTRGGAWSSGTHSPMVRPMSAGPFHTPSGPVGGMEVTRITAPQSVLQSTELSTAPLLQNIMQELKRFRNEQ from the exons ATGGCTACATCATCGGTAACTATCTACAGGCAACGGATCAGGACATCCGAGACTTCTTTTGGACCGGTTCCGGCGATGGTCCCAGCTCGGTATTGAATCCCTTCGAACGATTTCCCATCAGCGAGGATGCCATCATCAAGACGGCCACGGTTGTGGCCACCGTGTACATCGATCGCAACGGTGGCCCGGATGGGTACGATGATCTGTGCATCTTCGACTGCCCATCCGTGCCCGGCATCCGGGGAGACGAGACGGACCAGCAGCCGGTGGACGAAGACGACTACGGCCACACCGTCGATAACGTTACGCCCACGGATCGACGCTTCTGGCTGATGACCGTCATCGGGGGGCTGTACGGACGGCAAGACTATCCGGCACTGGAGGGTAAACTGGCCAAGCTGTATCGGGTTGCATTCGCAAG GCAACAGGCATTACATCTCGGTATCAACGGAAGCAGCAACAaccagcacaacaacaacaatacacTCGAGCAACAGTCGATGGGCGAGAGTGAAAGGACCGGCCACCGTACTAAGCGCCGTGTGCTACCGTACGGAAATTCCCGCCAGGATGAAGAAGGCTTACCAAGCCAACAACAAAAGGCTGCAGTTGGACAGAAACCTGAGCTACCTTCCGGTGGGTACTCACCCCATGCTGGTACCCGTGTACTGCTGAATGGAAATGTCATCGCGTACGAACGGGTGGAACGTCGGCGGCGGAAACGTCGGGGACGGAAAATCCTGCACAAAAGAGACACGGGAGAGATGGTCCGGTTGGTGCAGGTGGACCATGGGACGGGGAGTGACGTTCTACCGGTACCGCCGGTAGTGGAAGTCATCGGAGGACACAACCCGCAGGAACAGGAGGGTAGCGGCACAGGTGGAGTTGGTAGCGGAAGTGGGAATGGTGAAGAATCCGAAGAACAGTTACG TACGCTGCACGGTACCGTCGATGGAGGCCCCGACCGGACGGTGGTTAGGCGCAATCACGACAAGGATGCATACTCGACCGGTCGGCGGAAGGTGCGGATCCTGATACACAATACCACCCACTTGCGGGAGGAGGATCGATTGTCAATGGATGACGATGGTCGGGACAACAATCGGTCGAAAAGTATCCGGGctggcggcggtggtggtggtggatcgGCGGGCATGACGAA CCACACGCTGAATCAAACCGAAATAATCTACTCAGTATTTGTGGGAGGCTTACCCGTGCTAGCAACAACGGCCGCCGAAGATATGAAGCTGATGTCACAGGACGAGATGGAGCACGTGCTGGAAACGATGGTTTACCTCAAAGCGGACC CGTATCTGAAGGAGCCCCAGGCGACACCGCTGATTCCGTCGACTCAGAACGGTAGCGGTAACGTGATAGCGTTGATCGGCCAAAACCCAAGCCTGTTTGTGGTGTCGTGTGTGGCTGCCCTGCTGCTTGCCGTGCTGTGCATTGGATTGTTTCTTTTGGCACGCGGCAAACGGAAGCACATTGGCGAGATGAAGAA ATTGGAGTCAACGCAGGCACTCGTAATGCCGGGAACGATAACCGAGGAGTTGAATGCACTGAAAACGGGTGAAAGCGGTAGTAGCAGACATCCGTCTCCTTACACTCGTGATCCCTCTGCGAACGTGAGCCTAATAGCACAGAAACCCTCCCCAACGATCCATTTCCCACTGCCACCGATGACACGGCCTACCTCCTCGTCCTCGAGCTATTCGTCCGATTCGTCCGTGTACTATCCGAAGCGCAAGcagaaacatcatcatcatcatcatcatcaacatttaCATCAttcgcagcaacagcagcagcagcagcagcatgaaCTGCTGGACGAGAAGTCAGTCAATCTGAGCAACAAGCTGCAGAAACAGTTCCATCTGCAATCGCTGCTGACCGTGCACGGTGGACAGGACAATGTGTACGCATCGGTCCAGAAGccgaagaaggaaaacaagcgGCGTCGGAAGTACTTGGGCGAGAATCGGGTCGGATCGTTCGAGGGTGGTGCGGGACTGGTACCGCCCAGGAGTCCACTGACGACGACCACCGCCAGCAGCGCTAGTCCGAGCGATCGTTCGTATGACGATCGTGAACCGAAGCTGGTGCCTGGCCCGTACGGGCACAGCGAAACCTTCAACACGGATGTCATCCTGAAGCATTATCTGAAACGTAAGCCCCTGGTAGGTTATGGCGAGGGCCATGGATTGCCGGTGGAAGCATTGAATCGGGACAAGATCCGCATACTGGAGCAGTGCGGCGGTGGTGGCGTTTCGGTGGATTCCGGTAGCATTGGATCGTACCTGAGTATGGCTTcggtgaaaagttttccaag ATGCTTTGTGCCAGAACCGCTGAGCCGTGTGCTGGAACCAGTTACCATGACTCATCTTGATCAATCGGATGCGTACGTTGAGGGTATGAAGTCTACCAGGCTTGATACGGCCGGTACTAGTCAGTACAATACGGACACGGAAGTTCACCTAGCAAGAACTCAGAGTGATGGCGCTGATCCAGGCGTTGTTGGACCGATCGTATGGCAgatgcacaaaaaagaaatggatG AAATAGCTAGTCCCATGCGCGATCCAGTGATAACGAGAAATCGTTTCGAGGGTTTGCTTGAGGGTGCTATCCAGCTGTACACTGATGGTCCCGAGCGGGAAGAAGAACAGAAGAACTCAATCCCACTGCCCGGCGTTATACGGCCGGTGGAAAACCGAGGAAAATCAGCTGTCGTTGTAAG AGAAACATCCCGCTCTTCATCGGCCACCATACGCCCGGTAACGGCCGCTCCGGTACGTAAGCCCGCCGATGGGACGAGATTGGAAAGTTCTGTCTCACCAACACCGGGAGGAACGCGTGGCGGAGCGTGGAGCAGTGGGACACACTCACCAATGGTACGGCCAATGAGTGCCGGCCCGTTCCATACACCATCGGGACCGGTCGGTGGGATGGAGGTGACGCGCATTACAGCACCACAAAGTGTTCTTCAATCGACGGAACTGTCAACGGCGCCACTGCTGCAAAACATCATGCAGGAGTTGAAACGGTTTCGCAACGAGCAATAA